The Papaver somniferum cultivar HN1 chromosome 6, ASM357369v1, whole genome shotgun sequence genome segment TCAAGAACAAGCATGCCTGAAACATTCAAGCTACCAAACCATTAACGAATGCACATCATCTCAAAAACTAAGAAGGTAGTTTTTTCAAGATGTTTATCAAAATTCTTTCTGCGATTCTTATATTCAACATACAATGCTATGTGTTGAAATCTAATGCGAAAAGTGATCAGAATAATATTTTCGCCTTGTGTTCAGGTAATATCACCTCTAATACATATCTGTCCAACCTTAATCTTGTTCTGTCTTCTTTGGCAAATTCATTCAACAAAACCACTGTCCATTATGGATATTACAACGACACCATTGGGAGAAAGCCTAAATATCGCCTATGGATCTTATCAGTGCAGAGGTGATCTTACAGTAGAAGCATGTCGATCTAATGTTGAATTAGCCGCTAAAGAAATAATACGCCGTTGTCCAAGCTCCGAAGAAGCAGTTATTACATTCAAAGAGCTAACTATTTTAAAATATTCCGCTAAATCATTCTTCACAATCATGCGGGATAAACCATCATTTACTCTCCCTAATGCAAATTCAGTTACAAACCCGGAAGAGTTTAATCCAGGATTCGACAAATTGACGAAAAAACTTTTAGCAGAGGTCACTTCTAATGGTGTCTCTTCTTCGTCTTTTTCGACTaacaaaaagttgtatgctattgGAGACATAGAGATTACGCCCTCACAGAAAATATATGGGTTGGCTCAGTGTTCTTCTGATATATCAGTTAACAATTGCACTCAATGTCTTCGCGGAGAAATAGATGATATTCGTAAACGGTTTAGCGGGAGAGAAGGTGGCAGAGTTATTTGTTGGAGCTGCTATTTTAGATATGAGACGTTTTCTTTTTATGAGCTCAACGCAACTTCACCACCATTTTCCAGGGGTTAATCCTCGActgatttcgggggagttgagtgtattttaaatctcagagattttgagagagtttgagagagtgtagggagtttgagagagttttgtgtttttgagttcagggagtttgggggagtgtagggagttttagagagtttattagagggagtttgggggagtttgagagagttcactcctaactcattctcttttaagaaacaataaacccttatttgcaaataacattgatctttaatcaaaagaaaaaaataaatgaaaatgatcatatctctgtatcaatagtatgttattttgtgcaatgagataatttttttcccttcaatttaacggtctccatacaattctaactccctttgttcacgaacattttctcACATATCATctgctatactctttctccatgcattagcttcttgacgttgttgttcttgagtttgttgtgtcaaaatttcatcgtcatttacaagcgttgatggatggctatcttcctcttcctcgaccggaaactcatctgagcggcattcttttcgtaagaagttgtgtaggcctgcacaagctgtcattatctccgcttgcacctgatacggaaatggaggttgagacttaaagatcaagaaacgagacttcacaacaccgaacaatctttcaactacattcctcaaagaagcatgacgcgtgttaaataattcttcagcctttttcgcatgattacccgtaccagaaaattctttcaaatgataacgttggccacaaaatggtgttaaacaatatcgtcggtttgcaaacccaccatcccccaagtaatatttacctgaataaaatacaaaaagaaaacttcgtcaagtagaacccgaatataacttaaccaaaaaactcaaaacttcacattagataaaagtaaaattaccttgcggtattttcagtccatttctttttgtcattgcgtcgttaagtattttcgaatcatgagcatacccttcccatccactgagcacgtatatgaactccaagtcgaagttgcaaaccgctaaaacattttgagatgtaattccatgtcgattccgataaacggcttcatttcttttctctaccattgctgggatatgtgtaccgtccatagctccaatgcaatccttaaagtaaggataaaatcgtgtactctcacgaattttaaatggagttgcacttgttggattagccatcatcctcggagctataaaatttaaagctcgcaacatcctgttgaagtttttactaactgtccaccgaAAGCGACCaatgtgtcacgtattgtgcaatatcgtaaactttggccaacaacgagtaaaaatataccaagcatttcttcaatagaaacacatcttgtatcacataatgatgtagtttctctaatgatacaacatagttttagaaaaatatcag includes the following:
- the LOC113287833 gene encoding cysteine-rich repeat secretory protein 38-like, producing the protein MRKVIRIIFSPCVQCRGDLTVEACRSNVELAAKEIIRRCPSSEEAVITFKELTILKYSAKSFFTIMRDKPSFTLPNANSVTNPEEFNPGFDKLTKKLLAEVTSNGVSSSSFSTNKKLYAIGDIEITPSQKIYGLAQCSSDISVNNCTQCLRGEIDDIRKRFSGREGGRVICWSCYFRYETFSFYELNATSPPFSRG